One Brassica oleracea var. oleracea cultivar TO1000 chromosome C7, BOL, whole genome shotgun sequence genomic window carries:
- the LOC106302667 gene encoding uncharacterized protein At4g04775-like translates to MSASSSTTSGRRRVRTPGIPSKCWCGVGITELISKTNQNPYRWYYRCIYAAVSLRLENDNHVIKWVEEAFTDEIQQLDNQVRMLEEEVQFLKATIRSESELSEGPKIMEPKIKISRGCVILAVVSVLGIMMYKK, encoded by the exons ATGTCCGCTTCATCTTCCACGACCAGTGGTCGGAGACGAGTACGAACTCCGGGAATACCTAGTAAGTGTTGGTGCGGGGTGGGCATCACCGAGCTCATCTCCAAAACCAATCAAAATCCATATCGCTGGTATTATCGGTGTATCTATGCGGCGGTGTCACTAAGG CTTGAGAACGACAATCACGTCATCAAATGGGTTGAAGAAGCTTTCACCGATGAGATACAACAGTTGGACAACCAAGTTCGAATGCTAGAAGAAGAAGTTCAATTTCTCAAAGCAACAATAAGGAGTGAAAGTGAACTCAGTGAAGGTCCCAAAATAATGGAGCCCAAGATAAAGATATCAAGAGGTTGTGTTATTCTTGCTGTCGTTTCAGTTCTAGGAATTATGATGTACAAGAAGTAA